From Pseudomonadota bacterium:
GGTGCACGAGGCCCGTCGGCCCGCACTGGTTGAGCCAGTGGACCGCCGTGTCGAACACGAAGCCGTCGCGCGAGAAGCCGGCGAGGAAGCCGCCGGGCTTGGGCGCGGCCTCGAGCACGCAGACCTCGAGCCCGGCCCGGGAGAGCAGCGCCGCCGCGACGAGCCCGCCCACGCCCGCGCCGATGACCACCGCGTCGCACGAGTGGGGGAGGCGGTCGGCGTCCGTCCCGGGGGCTTCCATCCGTCAGGGATACCAGATGTGGCGGCATCTTGGGAGGGAGCGATGGATCGGTGTGCTATGATGCGGGCGGGCGAGGAGGTAGTGGACATGACGGAAGACGAGGCGCGGGCGATCATCGAGGGCCACTCCGGCGAGGGAGGCGCGATCGTTCCGGCGCTGCAAGCGGAGCTGCCGGCGATCAAGAGCTTCTACCGGCGGTGCCTCGAGGCGGACGTCCCGGTGCTGCTCGGCCCGTGCACGGGCGGCGGCTGAAGGATCAAGGGCTCGCTCCTGGTTCGGGAGCGCGACGTCCCGAGGATCGCGGCTCTGTTGCAGGACGACTGGAAGAAGGAGCTCGAGCGCAACGGGCTCAGCTGCGCGGTGGAGCCTCCGCCGCCCGCCGGCTCGGCGCGGGACGGCGTCACCTGCCCGGCCTGCGGCACGACCGCCCCGCTCGTCGACGGCGCCTGCGCCGATTGCGGGCTCGTGCTGGGCTGAGCGCGGCGCCTAAGGCGAGGGCCGCTCGGGCACGATCCCGCACTCCTCCCGAAGGTACCGCTCTCCGCGCTCCTCCAGGTAGCTGCGGTACCGCGTCGCGACGTCGAGGAGATCGTCGTGGCCCCGCAGGAACTCGTGCCGCTTCATGTTGATGCCCTGCCAGACCCCCAGCGGGCACCGGGGCTGCATCATGAGCCGCAGATCGTACTGGTGGACCTTCCTCAGGGCGCCTTCGGGAACGACGCCCTGCTCGTACAGATCCTCGAGAGGCGTGGCGTCCGGGTGCTCCCACAACGGAACCCTCAGGCGGATCCCGTAGCGCCGCAGGAACGCTTGCGACATCCTCTGTCCGACGAGGTTCTGCTCGAACCCGTACCCGGACTGCGGGGACGTCCCGTTCGCGACCCAGCGGATGCGGTTCGCCTTGCAGTACGGGACCGTCAGGACGTCCCGCACCGAGAAGCAGGTGACGCACGACAGCGTCTCCGCGATCGCGCCGAACCTCCTTCGTTTCTCGTCACGGCCTTCGAAATGGAGCTCCTGGAAGAGCCGGTCGCTGTCGATGTGCTCCCGGACGATCCGGTCTTCTCCCAGGCGCGCGCGCAGCCAGGCGGTCGGCGTCTCGCTCCTGTCGACCCCGACCATGTTCCGGTTGACCATCGTCAGGAGGTGGAGGCGCCCGAACGTGGGCGCGAGGTTCAGCGCCGCGTACAACGAGTCCTTGCCGCCCGAGTAGTGGACCGCCAGGTCTTCCCGGGGCGCGCCGTCTTCCCGAGGGCCCGGCTCCGGATGGAACACCTCGTCGTACTCCATCTTGCCGTGCTTGCGGAAGTCCCCGTACAAGGCCCGCCCGAAGGGAAGCCTGATGACCGCGGCGACGGCCCGGTCGATGCCCCAGATGAGCCGCACCTGCTGCCTCGGCGCGAGCCGGCGGAGCGCGGGGCTCGCCACCGTCGCGATCGCCGTCGTCGCCAGGCCGTACCCGAAGTCCAGGGCGCCCGCGACGGTCGTTGTCGATTTCCTCGGTCCCATAGGGCTTCTCGAAGTACAATTCTACGCCACGGCCGGCGTCGGCACAAAGTCGGAGCGTCCGTGTCGGCGTTTCGAGGATCTCGATGGACAGAAGCCTCAAGGGAGCCCCGCCCGCGAGCGTCGCCATCCGTCGCTGCACGGACTACCGGACGATCCGCCCGGCGCTCAGGGACGTCATGGACGCCACGGGGCTCACGCAGACCCTCGCGCACCGTCGCGTCTTCCTCAAGCCGAACCTCATGAAGGGCTCCCTTCCGGAGCATCGAAACAACACGCACCCGGCGTTCGTGGGATCCCTGACGGCGGAGCTCGTGGCGCTGGGGAGCGAGGTGGTGGTCGGCGATTCGTCGGGAATCCTCGGCTTCACGGACGAGGTCTTCGACGCCTCCGGCGTTCGCTCCGCCGTGGAGCGGGCGGGCGGGCGCGTGGTGAACCTGGACGCGGGGCCGTTCGAACGGATCTCGCTGGCCGGGCGCGATCCCGCCGTCTTCTGGCTGCCGCGAATCCTCTTCGAGGTCGACGCCGTCGTCTCGGTCCCCAAGCTCAAGACCCACTCCCTGAACGTCCTGTCGCTCGCGCTCAAGAACCTCGTCGGCACCATGCCGGGCGCGACGAAGTGCGCGATGCACCTGCGCCGGCCGGGCCCCGACGCGTTCGCGGAAGGGGTCGTCGACCTGTACCGTGCGCTCGTGCAGGGAGGGGTCCGGTCGCTGACCGCGATGGTCGACGGCGTCTGGGCGCTCGCAGGGCGCGGTCCCGGGGTCGGTCCCATACCCCGCGTCCCCGGTCTCGTCGTCGGTGGGGATCCGTTTGCCGTGGACGTCGCCTGCGCCCTGGCCGTCGGGTTCGACCCCGCTTCCATCCCCACCATCCGGGCCTCTGCGGGGCGCGGCCTGGGTCCGGACCCGCGCGCGCCGGGAGAGGAGATGCTCCGCATCGTCCGCGAGGCGGTTCCCGAGCCGGGCCCCTTCGAGCGGCCGACGCGCAACTGGTCGGAGAGGACGATCTGGACGACCTTGGCTCACTACTGGGTGCGCGGCAGGATCGTGAAGCCGGTCCACGACCCGGGCAGGTGCGAGGGAGGACGGCGCTGCGTCGACGTCTGTCCGGTGCGCTGCGTGCGCAAGGGAACGCGCGGGTGGGTCATCGGCCGGGAGTGCATCGGCTGTCTGGCCTGTCACGAGGTCTGTCCCACCGGAGCCATGGGCTTGACCGTTCCCCGGCCGTTGCGGGGCCTGTTCCGAAGGCGCGCCGCCGGCCTCGACGTCGGGAAGCTGCGATGAGCGCGAGGAGAGGCGCGGGCAAGGGGCTCGGGGGGCTGCTGGTGCGGCTCGGAGGCCGGGAGCGGGATCTCATACGCGGCACGCCGCGCGCGCTCTTCGTCAACATCCCGTCGTGGCTGGACGATCGGAACCGGCACCCGGAGAACTGCGAGGCGCCGCTGGATCTCGGGTACGCGGCGGCCCTCGTCGAGCGCGACGGAACGCCGACGGCCATCCTCGACTTGGAAACGGGGCTGTTCCGCACCGAAGAGATCGTGGAGGCGATTCGCGCCGACCGTCCCGCGGTGCTGGTCATGCGCGGGATCACACCGGCGACGGGCGCCATGCTCGCCTTGGCGCGGCGGACCCGCGCCGTTTCGCCCGAGACGCTCGTCGTCGCCTGCGGCCAGCAGGCGGACGCCGTCCCAGAGGCGTTCCTGTTCGACGGATCCCCCGTGGACTCCTGCGTCGCGGGCGAGCTCGAAGAGACGGTCGCGGAGATCGTGCGCGACGTCGACGCCGCCCGTTCGGGTCGGGTTCCCGGCACGCGGCGCTTCGCCGACGGGCGCATCGTCGCCGGCGCCGACCGCGCCCTGATTGCGGACCTGGACGCGCTGCCTCGGCCGCTGCATCGGTTCTTCCTCAACCCGCACTACCGCTACCTCCACCCGATGCGCCGGGTCGGCCCGTATCGATGGGGGTTCGTGCAGGCGAAGAGGGGATGCCCCTTCTCCTGCGTCTACTGCTCGGCCTCGCTGCGGACGTCGTACGGCTCGCGGATCCGCGCGCGTTCGCCGGAGAGCGTCGTGGCCGAGATGCGGGATCTGGAGCGCCGCGGGGTGAACGTGCTCGTGTTCACGGATGATCTGTTCAACAGCAGCCGGGAAGCGGTCCTCGAGCTGTGCGAGCGCATCCGCTCGAGCGGAGTCCGGATCTCCTGGCTCGCCAAGGGGCGCGTGACGCCGGTGGATGCCGAGATGTTCGGCGCGATGCGGCGGGCGGGGTGCTCGACGTTCTGCATGGGCATCGAGAGCGGCTCCCAGCGGATCCTCGACAGCATGAAGAAGAAGACCCGCGTGGAGGAGATCGAGCGGGCGTTCCGGCTCGCCGGCGAGGCGGGGCTTCTGAAGGTCGGGTACTTCATGGTGGGCGCGCCGGGCGAGGAGGAGTCCGACTTCCAGGCGTCGCTCCGCCTGCTCGAGCGCGTCGATCCGGACATCATCCAGGTGGCCTACTTCACCTGCTACCCGGGCTCGCCGGCTTACGAGCAGCACGGGGGAAAGGAGATCGGGGACTGGAGCGAGTTCCGGCACTACGAGAACTTCGTCAACCTGAGCGCCGAGAGCGACGAGTCCGTCCGGCGGTGGCAGAAGACGCTCTATAAGCGCTTCCTCTTCCGCCCGCGCTACGTGCTGCGGTACCTCGCGATGAAACACGTGAACCTCCTCATCAACCTGCGCTCCGAGTGGTTCCTGGTCGAGCAGGCCTTGCGCTCGCTGCTCGTGAAGAACAGGGAATGACGGGGCGGGAGGAATCCGTCTGGCTGCTCGCACCGGCGGTGACGTTCGAGGCGCCGTACCCGCTGGAGCTCGCGTCGCTGGCGGCCGCGCTGCTTCGACGCGGCTTCGGGGCCTTCGGGATCGACCTCCGTGTCGAGCCGGACGGGCTCGAGAAGCGTTTGTCTCGAGGGCTCGCCCCCGGCCCGCGGGCGATCGTCGTCGAGGCCTCCATCCGCAACGTCGCAGAGGCGGTCCGCCTCGGACGGTCCATCCGCTCGCGGGGGTGGCGGCCCGTCCTCTTCACAGGGACGGCGGCGGCGATCGCGGACGGGTTCTTCCTGGCGGCGGGTGCGGCGGACGTCGAGGTGACGGGCGACGCGGAGGACGTCGTCCCGGCTCTCCTGGAACGGCTCCCGGTCCGAAAGGGCGTGCCGGGTGCGCGGTTCCCGGGCGACGGGGGCCACGCCAACCCCGCGCCGCCGCGCTTCGGTGATCTGGACGCGTTCGGATCGCCCGATCGGCACGTGTTCCCGTGGCGGGGTTACGCGACCCACGCCCTGCGCGCGGGTCATCTGCAGGCCCCGATCCTGGGGTCGCGCGGGTGCCGGCTCGAGTGCGCGTTCTGCCCGGTGCCCGAAAGGTACCGCCGTGCGTGGCGCGCCCGCTCTCCTGACGCCGTGGTCGACGAGATGACCCGCCTCCAGCGCGATCACGGCATCGACACGTTCCTGTTCGAGGACGAACAGCCGCTCCAGGACCGCGCCTGGTTCTCCTCCGTGCTGGGGGGGGTTCGCCGCCATCTTCCCCGGGCTCGGATCGAGCTCAAGAACGGGCTGCGCGGGGATCTTCTGGACGGCGAGCTGCTGCAGGAGATGGCCGCCAGCGGAGTCCGCCGGATCGCGCTCGGGGTGGAGAGCGGGAGCAACTCCGCCCGCGAGCGCCTGCGTCGCCCCCTCGACGAGGCACACCTCGCGAGCGTGATCGATCTCTGCCGCCTGCGCGGCGTGGCCGTGACCGGGTACTACCTGACGGGGCTCCCCGACGAGACGGCCCTCGAGACGCTCGCGACGCTGCGGTCGATGCGGGAACACCGCTGGAGCTACGCCCACCTCTCGGTCTTCTGCCCCTGGCGACCGCTCGGCGGGCTCGCCGCGCGACCTCGGGCGATCGCGGTCGCGGTGCGCACCGGGGCGTACCTGTCGACCTACGCGAAGCCGTCGCGCCTGCTCGATCTGGTCCGCCTGGGGGACATCGACCTCGGGAGGCCGCTCGCCGCGCCGCGACGGTTCTGGGCGTGGCTCCTGTCCGGATCGAAGGGCGGCGGCGGCTGGTGAGGGTGCACCCCCTGGACGGGGTGGGGGAGAGGGCCGGCCGCGCCCGCAGGCCCCTGGCCGCCACGCTGCTTCCCGCCGGGTGACCCCCTGGTGGGAACACGAAGCGCCTTTTTCCCGTCCAACCCGAAGCAGT
This genomic window contains:
- a CDS encoding DUF362 domain-containing protein; amino-acid sequence: MDRSLKGAPPASVAIRRCTDYRTIRPALRDVMDATGLTQTLAHRRVFLKPNLMKGSLPEHRNNTHPAFVGSLTAELVALGSEVVVGDSSGILGFTDEVFDASGVRSAVERAGGRVVNLDAGPFERISLAGRDPAVFWLPRILFEVDAVVSVPKLKTHSLNVLSLALKNLVGTMPGATKCAMHLRRPGPDAFAEGVVDLYRALVQGGVRSLTAMVDGVWALAGRGPGVGPIPRVPGLVVGGDPFAVDVACALAVGFDPASIPTIRASAGRGLGPDPRAPGEEMLRIVREAVPEPGPFERPTRNWSERTIWTTLAHYWVRGRIVKPVHDPGRCEGGRRCVDVCPVRCVRKGTRGWVIGRECIGCLACHEVCPTGAMGLTVPRPLRGLFRRRAAGLDVGKLR
- a CDS encoding B12-binding domain-containing radical SAM protein, which gives rise to MSARRGAGKGLGGLLVRLGGRERDLIRGTPRALFVNIPSWLDDRNRHPENCEAPLDLGYAAALVERDGTPTAILDLETGLFRTEEIVEAIRADRPAVLVMRGITPATGAMLALARRTRAVSPETLVVACGQQADAVPEAFLFDGSPVDSCVAGELEETVAEIVRDVDAARSGRVPGTRRFADGRIVAGADRALIADLDALPRPLHRFFLNPHYRYLHPMRRVGPYRWGFVQAKRGCPFSCVYCSASLRTSYGSRIRARSPESVVAEMRDLERRGVNVLVFTDDLFNSSREAVLELCERIRSSGVRISWLAKGRVTPVDAEMFGAMRRAGCSTFCMGIESGSQRILDSMKKKTRVEEIERAFRLAGEAGLLKVGYFMVGAPGEEESDFQASLRLLERVDPDIIQVAYFTCYPGSPAYEQHGGKEIGDWSEFRHYENFVNLSAESDESVRRWQKTLYKRFLFRPRYVLRYLAMKHVNLLINLRSEWFLVEQALRSLLVKNRE
- a CDS encoding radical SAM protein: MTGREESVWLLAPAVTFEAPYPLELASLAAALLRRGFGAFGIDLRVEPDGLEKRLSRGLAPGPRAIVVEASIRNVAEAVRLGRSIRSRGWRPVLFTGTAAAIADGFFLAAGAADVEVTGDAEDVVPALLERLPVRKGVPGARFPGDGGHANPAPPRFGDLDAFGSPDRHVFPWRGYATHALRAGHLQAPILGSRGCRLECAFCPVPERYRRAWRARSPDAVVDEMTRLQRDHGIDTFLFEDEQPLQDRAWFSSVLGGVRRHLPRARIELKNGLRGDLLDGELLQEMAASGVRRIALGVESGSNSARERLRRPLDEAHLASVIDLCRLRGVAVTGYYLTGLPDETALETLATLRSMREHRWSYAHLSVFCPWRPLGGLAARPRAIAVAVRTGAYLSTYAKPSRLLDLVRLGDIDLGRPLAAPRRFWAWLLSGSKGGGGW